A section of the Pseudomonas fluorescens genome encodes:
- the ftsA gene encoding cell division protein FtsA, translating into MANVQSGKMIVGLDIGTSKVVALVGEVADDGTLEIVGIGTHPSRGLKKGVVVNIESTVQSIQRAIEEAQLMAGCRIHSAFVGVAGNHIRSLNSHGIVAIRDREVSSADLERVLDAAQAVAIPADQRVLHTLPQDYVIDNQEGVREPLGMSGVRLEAKVHVVTCAVNAAQNIEKCVRRCGLEIDDIILEQLASAYSVLTDDEKELGVCLVDIGGGTTDIAIFTEGAIRHTAVIPIAGDQVTNDIAMALRTPTQYAEEIKIRYACALAKLAGAGETIKVPSVGDRPPRELSRQALAEVVEPRYDELFTLIQAELRRSGYEDLIPAGIVLTGGTSKMEGAVELAEEIFHMPVRLGVPHGVKGLGDVVRNPIYSTGVGLLLYGLQKQTDGISLSGIGSRESYSSDEPKAPLLERLQAWVKGNF; encoded by the coding sequence ATGGCAAACGTGCAAAGCGGCAAAATGATCGTCGGTCTCGATATCGGCACCTCCAAGGTGGTGGCGCTGGTAGGCGAGGTCGCGGACGACGGCACGCTGGAAATCGTCGGAATCGGCACGCATCCGTCCCGGGGCCTGAAGAAGGGCGTGGTGGTCAACATCGAATCCACCGTGCAATCGATTCAGCGCGCCATCGAAGAAGCGCAACTGATGGCCGGCTGCCGGATTCACTCGGCGTTCGTCGGTGTGGCGGGCAATCACATCCGCAGCCTGAACTCCCACGGCATCGTGGCAATTCGCGACCGTGAAGTCAGCTCGGCCGACCTTGAGCGCGTCCTTGACGCTGCCCAGGCCGTGGCGATCCCGGCTGACCAGCGTGTGTTGCACACCCTGCCGCAGGACTACGTGATCGATAACCAGGAAGGCGTGCGTGAGCCCCTGGGCATGTCGGGCGTACGCCTGGAAGCCAAGGTCCACGTGGTGACGTGCGCGGTGAATGCCGCACAGAACATTGAAAAATGCGTGCGTCGTTGCGGCCTGGAAATCGACGACATCATTCTTGAGCAACTGGCCTCGGCCTACTCGGTCCTGACCGACGACGAAAAAGAACTGGGCGTGTGCCTGGTGGACATCGGCGGCGGCACCACCGACATCGCTATCTTCACCGAGGGTGCGATCCGTCACACCGCCGTGATCCCGATTGCCGGCGACCAGGTGACCAACGACATCGCCATGGCGTTGCGCACACCGACCCAGTACGCCGAAGAAATCAAGATCCGCTACGCCTGTGCCTTGGCCAAGCTGGCCGGTGCCGGCGAAACCATCAAGGTGCCGAGCGTGGGCGACCGTCCACCGCGCGAACTGTCGCGCCAGGCCCTGGCCGAAGTGGTCGAGCCGCGCTACGACGAACTGTTCACCCTGATCCAGGCCGAACTGCGCCGCAGTGGCTACGAAGATTTGATCCCGGCCGGCATCGTGCTGACCGGTGGCACCTCGAAGATGGAAGGCGCGGTCGAGTTGGCCGAGGAGATCTTCCACATGCCGGTCCGCCTGGGCGTGCCCCATGGCGTCAAGGGCCTGGGCGACGTGGTGCGCAACCCGATTTATTCCACCGGTGTGGGCTTGCTGTTGTACGGCCTGCAAAAGCAGACCGACGGCATTTCCCTGTCGGGTATTGGCAGCCGCGAAAGCTACAGCAGTGACGAGCCCAAAGCGCCGTTGCTGGAGCGCCTGCAAGCCTGGGTGAAGGGCAATTTCTAA
- the mraY gene encoding phospho-N-acetylmuramoyl-pentapeptide-transferase — MLLLLAEYLQQFHKGFAVFQYLTLRGILGVLTALCLSLFLGPWMIRTLQSLQIGQSVRNDGPQSHLSKSGTPTMGGALILSSIGISTLLWADLHNRYVWVVLLVTLLFGAIGWVDDYRKVIEKNSKGLPSRWKYFWQSVFGLGAAIFLYVTAPSAVETTLIFPMLKDASIPLGIGFVVLTYFVIVGSSNAVNLTDGLDGLAIMPTVMVGGALGIFCYLSGNVKFAEYLLIPYVPGAGELIVFCGALIGAGLGFLWFNTYPAQVFMGDVGALALGAALGTIAVIVRQEIVLFIMGGVFVMETLSVVIQVASFKLTGRRVFRMAPIHHHFELKGWPEPRVIVRFWIITVILVLVGLATLKLR, encoded by the coding sequence ATGCTGCTGCTGCTGGCTGAGTATCTGCAACAGTTCCACAAAGGCTTCGCGGTCTTTCAGTACCTGACCCTGCGCGGGATCCTGGGGGTGTTGACCGCGCTGTGTTTGTCGCTGTTTCTGGGACCATGGATGATCCGTACTCTGCAAAGCCTGCAGATCGGCCAGTCCGTGCGCAATGACGGCCCGCAGTCGCACCTGTCCAAGTCCGGTACGCCGACCATGGGGGGCGCGTTGATCCTGTCGTCTATCGGCATCAGCACCTTGCTCTGGGCCGACCTGCATAACCGCTACGTCTGGGTCGTGCTGCTGGTGACCCTGCTGTTCGGTGCCATCGGTTGGGTCGATGACTACCGCAAGGTGATCGAGAAGAATTCCAAGGGCCTGCCCAGTCGCTGGAAATATTTCTGGCAATCGGTGTTCGGCCTGGGCGCGGCGATCTTCCTTTATGTGACTGCGCCAAGCGCGGTGGAAACTACTCTGATTTTCCCGATGCTCAAGGATGCCAGCATCCCGTTGGGCATTGGCTTCGTGGTGCTGACCTACTTCGTGATCGTCGGCTCCAGCAACGCGGTCAACCTGACCGACGGCCTTGATGGCCTGGCGATCATGCCGACGGTGATGGTGGGCGGCGCCCTGGGCATCTTCTGCTACCTGTCGGGTAACGTGAAATTCGCTGAATACCTGCTGATCCCTTATGTACCGGGCGCCGGTGAATTGATTGTGTTCTGCGGTGCGCTGATCGGTGCCGGGCTGGGCTTCCTGTGGTTCAACACCTATCCGGCCCAGGTCTTCATGGGGGACGTCGGCGCGCTGGCGCTGGGTGCGGCCCTGGGCACTATCGCCGTGATCGTGCGCCAGGAAATCGTCCTGTTCATCATGGGCGGTGTGTTCGTGATGGAGACCCTGTCGGTGGTGATCCAGGTTGCATCCTTCAAGTTGACCGGCCGCCGCGTGTTTCGCATGGCGCCGATTCATCACCACTTTGAACTCAAGGGCTGGCCGGAGCCGCGGGTGATCGTCCGTTTCTGGATCATCACCGTGATTCTTGTGCTGGTTGGCCTTGCCACCCTGAAACTGAGGTAG
- the ftsZ gene encoding cell division protein FtsZ: MFELVDNIPASPVIKVIGVGGGGGNAVNHMVKSNIEGVEFICANTDAQALKSIGARTILQLGTAVTKGLGAGANPEVGRQAALEDRERIAEVLQGTNMVFITTGMGGGTGTGAAPIIAEVAKEMGILTVAVVTRPFPFEGRKRMQIADEGIRLLSESVDSLITIPNEKLLTILGKDASLLSAFAKADDVLAGAVRGISDIIKRPGMINVDFADVRTVMSEMGMAMMGTGCASGPNRAREATEAAIRNPLLEDVNLQGARGILVNITAGPDLSLGEYSDVGSIIEAFASEHAMVKVGTVIDPDMRDELHVTVVATGLGAKIEKPVKVIDNTVHTSQASSTAAPAPVRPEMPSVNYRDLDRPTVMRNQAQAGAAASRSPNPQDDLDYLDIPAFLRRQAD, from the coding sequence ATGTTCGAACTCGTAGACAACATCCCCGCAAGCCCGGTTATCAAAGTAATCGGTGTCGGCGGTGGCGGCGGTAACGCTGTCAACCATATGGTCAAGAGCAACATTGAAGGCGTTGAATTCATCTGCGCCAACACTGATGCCCAGGCGCTGAAGAGCATCGGCGCACGGACCATCCTGCAATTGGGCACTGCGGTGACCAAGGGCCTGGGCGCTGGCGCCAATCCGGAAGTCGGCCGTCAAGCCGCCCTGGAAGACCGCGAGCGTATTGCCGAAGTGCTGCAAGGCACCAACATGGTGTTCATCACCACCGGCATGGGCGGCGGTACCGGTACCGGTGCGGCGCCAATCATTGCCGAAGTGGCCAAGGAAATGGGGATCCTGACAGTCGCGGTCGTGACCCGCCCGTTCCCGTTCGAAGGCCGCAAGCGCATGCAGATCGCTGACGAAGGTATCCGTCTGCTGTCTGAAAGCGTTGACTCGTTGATCACCATTCCCAACGAGAAACTGCTGACCATCCTCGGTAAAGACGCAAGCCTGCTGTCGGCTTTCGCCAAGGCTGACGATGTACTGGCCGGTGCCGTTCGCGGTATCTCCGACATCATCAAGCGCCCGGGCATGATCAACGTCGACTTTGCCGACGTACGTACTGTCATGAGCGAAATGGGCATGGCGATGATGGGCACTGGCTGCGCCAGCGGTCCTAACCGTGCACGCGAAGCGACCGAAGCGGCCATCCGCAACCCGTTGCTCGAAGATGTGAACCTGCAAGGTGCACGCGGCATCCTGGTGAACATCACCGCAGGTCCCGACCTGTCCCTGGGTGAGTACTCCGACGTGGGCAGCATCATCGAAGCCTTCGCTTCCGAGCACGCCATGGTCAAGGTCGGTACCGTTATCGATCCGGACATGCGCGACGAACTGCATGTGACCGTGGTTGCCACTGGCCTGGGCGCAAAAATCGAGAAGCCTGTGAAGGTCATCGACAATACCGTTCACACCAGCCAGGCGTCTTCGACGGCTGCTCCAGCGCCTGTGCGCCCGGAAATGCCGTCGGTGAACTACCGTGACCTGGATCGTCCGACCGTGATGCGCAACCAGGCCCAGGCCGGTGCTGCAGCGTCCCGTAGCCCGAATCCGCAAGATGATCTGGACTACCTGGACATCCCGGCTTTCCTGCGTCGTCAGGCCGATTAA
- a CDS encoding D-alanine--D-alanine ligase: protein MTTQYGSLFSTIAPADFGRVAVLFGGKSAEREVSLKSGNAVLQALQSAGVNAFGIDVGDDFLARLQAEKIDRAFIILHGRGGEDGSMQGLLECAGIPYTGSGILASALAMDKLRTKQVWHSLGIPTPRHSVLCSEDDCISAAKELGLPLIVKPAHEGSSIGMAKVNSAAELIDAWKAASTYDSQVLVEQWIQGPEYTIATLRGQVLPPIALGTPHTFYDYDAKYLASDTQYRIPCGLDATKEQELMDLTAKACEALGIAGWARADVMQDEQGNFWFLEVNTAPGMTDHSLVPMAARAAGLDFQQLVLAILAASYVAGNAAGNEEARG from the coding sequence ATGACCACTCAATACGGCTCCCTGTTCTCCACCATCGCGCCTGCTGACTTCGGCCGCGTGGCCGTGCTGTTCGGTGGCAAGAGTGCTGAGCGCGAAGTGTCGCTCAAGTCTGGCAATGCCGTACTTCAAGCGCTGCAAAGCGCTGGTGTGAACGCATTCGGCATCGACGTGGGCGACGACTTCCTCGCCCGCCTGCAGGCCGAGAAAATCGACCGTGCCTTCATCATCCTGCACGGCCGTGGCGGTGAAGACGGCAGCATGCAGGGCCTGCTGGAGTGCGCCGGCATTCCCTACACCGGTAGTGGCATCCTCGCCTCGGCCCTGGCCATGGACAAGTTGCGCACCAAGCAGGTGTGGCACAGCCTGGGAATTCCGACGCCACGTCATAGCGTTCTGTGCAGTGAAGACGATTGTATTTCTGCGGCCAAGGAACTGGGCCTGCCTTTGATCGTCAAACCAGCCCATGAAGGCTCCAGTATCGGCATGGCTAAAGTGAACTCGGCCGCCGAATTGATCGACGCATGGAAAGCGGCAAGTACCTACGACTCGCAAGTGCTGGTGGAACAGTGGATCCAGGGTCCCGAGTACACCATCGCCACCCTGCGTGGCCAGGTATTGCCACCCATCGCATTGGGCACCCCCCACACTTTTTACGACTACGACGCCAAGTACCTGGCTTCCGATACCCAGTACCGGATCCCATGCGGCCTCGATGCAACCAAAGAGCAGGAATTGATGGACCTCACGGCGAAAGCCTGTGAGGCGTTGGGTATCGCCGGTTGGGCGCGGGCAGACGTGATGCAGGACGAGCAGGGGAATTTCTGGTTCCTTGAAGTCAACACTGCACCGGGCATGACCGACCACAGCCTGGTCCCCATGGCTGCACGTGCAGCCGGCCTGGATTTCCAGCAGTTGGTGCTGGCGATTCTGGCGGCCAGCTATGTGGCCGGTAATGCCGCCGGTAATGAAGAGGCACGAGGTTAA
- the murG gene encoding undecaprenyldiphospho-muramoylpentapeptide beta-N-acetylglucosaminyltransferase, with protein sequence MGANVLIMAGGTGGHVFPALACAREFQARGYTVHWLGTPRGIENELVPAAGLPLHLINVSGLRGKSKLSLLKAPFVLLKAVWQARKVIAELKPVCVLGFGGYVTGPGGVAARLAGVPVIVHEQNAVAGTANRLLAPLAARVCEAFPNTFAAMDKRRTTGNPVRTELFMDIARQALAGRKAHLLILGGSLGAEPLNKLLPEAVAQLPVELRPEIFHQAGRNHDEVTAERYREAGVEAIVEPFIKDMAHAYGWADLVVCRAGALTVSELAAAGLPSLLVPLPHAIDDHQTRNAEYLAGEGAAFLLPQRTTGAADLAARLTEVLMQPERLNSMASTASRLAKPDATRSVVDICLEVAHG encoded by the coding sequence ATGGGCGCTAACGTGCTGATCATGGCCGGCGGCACCGGCGGCCACGTGTTCCCGGCGCTGGCCTGTGCCCGTGAGTTCCAGGCCCGTGGCTACACCGTGCATTGGCTGGGTACGCCCCGTGGCATCGAAAATGAACTGGTCCCGGCTGCCGGTTTGCCCCTGCACCTGATCAACGTCAGCGGCCTGCGCGGCAAGAGCAAGCTGTCGCTGCTCAAGGCGCCGTTCGTGTTGCTCAAGGCCGTGTGGCAAGCGCGCAAGGTCATTGCTGAACTCAAGCCGGTATGCGTTCTGGGCTTTGGTGGCTATGTCACCGGTCCCGGTGGTGTGGCCGCGCGACTGGCTGGCGTGCCGGTGATCGTCCATGAACAGAATGCCGTGGCCGGCACCGCCAACCGCCTGTTGGCACCCTTGGCGGCACGGGTCTGCGAGGCGTTCCCGAACACATTTGCGGCCATGGACAAACGACGGACTACCGGCAACCCGGTGCGTACCGAACTGTTCATGGACATCGCCCGCCAGGCCCTGGCCGGGCGCAAGGCGCATCTGCTGATCCTGGGTGGAAGCCTGGGCGCCGAGCCGCTGAACAAATTGCTGCCCGAAGCCGTGGCGCAACTGCCAGTGGAGTTACGTCCCGAGATCTTCCATCAGGCTGGCAGGAACCACGATGAAGTGACTGCCGAGCGCTATCGCGAGGCCGGTGTCGAGGCGATCGTAGAGCCCTTTATCAAAGACATGGCCCATGCCTATGGCTGGGCCGACCTGGTGGTCTGTCGCGCAGGTGCGTTGACCGTCAGTGAACTGGCTGCCGCCGGTCTGCCGTCCTTGCTGGTGCCCTTGCCCCATGCGATCGACGATCACCAGACCCGCAACGCCGAATATTTGGCCGGGGAGGGCGCTGCCTTCCTGCTGCCGCAAAGAACGACTGGCGCCGCCGACCTGGCCGCACGCCTGACCGAGGTTTTGATGCAACCCGAACGACTGAACAGCATGGCGAGTACCGCAAGCCGCCTGGCCAAACCCGACGCAACCCGTAGCGTGGTCGATATCTGCCTGGAGGTGGCCCATGGTTGA
- the murC gene encoding UDP-N-acetylmuramate--L-alanine ligase: MVENQKAMPQPEMRRIRRIHFVGIGGVGMCGIAEVLLNLGYQVSGSDLKTSPVTERLESFGAQIFIGHRAENAAQADVLVVSSAVNTSNPEVATALERRIPVVPRAEMLAELMRYRHGIAVAGTHGKTTTTSLIASVFAAGGLDPTFVIGGRLNAAGTNAQLGTSRYLIAEADESDASFLHLQPLVAVVTNIDADHMATYDGDFNKLKKTFVEFLHNLPFYGLAVLCLDDPVVREILPLVKRPTVTYGFSEDADVRAINVRQQGMQTFFTVLRPDREPLDVSVNMPGNHNVLNSLATICIATDEGVSDEAIVEGLSGFAGVGRRFQVYGHLPVDGGDVMLVDDYGHHPTEVAAVIKAVRGGWPERRLVMVYQPHRYSRTRDLYDDFVNVLADANVLLLMEVYPAGEEPIPGADSRKLCNSIRQRGQLDPIYIERGVDLAPVVKPLLRAGDILLCQGAGDIGGLAPKLLASPLFVKAAAQGKSK, encoded by the coding sequence ATGGTTGAGAATCAAAAAGCCATGCCGCAACCGGAAATGCGCCGTATCCGTCGCATCCACTTCGTCGGTATCGGCGGCGTGGGCATGTGCGGGATCGCCGAGGTGTTGCTGAACCTGGGTTACCAGGTCTCCGGCTCCGACCTCAAGACCTCGCCAGTCACCGAGCGCCTGGAATCGTTCGGCGCGCAGATCTTTATCGGCCACCGTGCCGAGAACGCCGCGCAAGCCGATGTACTGGTGGTCTCCAGCGCCGTGAACACCTCCAACCCGGAAGTGGCCACCGCCCTTGAGCGCCGCATTCCCGTGGTGCCCCGTGCCGAGATGCTGGCCGAGTTGATGCGCTACCGCCACGGCATCGCCGTCGCCGGTACCCACGGCAAGACCACCACCACCAGCCTGATCGCCTCGGTGTTCGCCGCCGGCGGCCTGGACCCGACCTTCGTGATCGGTGGCCGGCTGAATGCAGCAGGCACCAATGCACAACTGGGTACCAGCCGTTACCTGATCGCCGAAGCCGATGAAAGCGATGCCAGCTTCCTGCACCTGCAGCCACTGGTGGCCGTGGTCACCAACATCGACGCCGACCATATGGCGACCTACGACGGTGACTTCAACAAACTGAAGAAAACCTTCGTCGAGTTCCTGCACAACCTGCCGTTCTACGGGCTGGCCGTGCTGTGCCTGGACGATCCGGTAGTGCGGGAAATCCTGCCGCTGGTCAAGCGCCCGACCGTGACCTATGGCTTTAGCGAAGACGCCGATGTGCGCGCGATCAATGTTCGCCAGCAAGGTATGCAGACGTTTTTCACCGTGCTGCGCCCTGATCGCGAGCCGTTGGATGTGTCGGTGAACATGCCGGGCAACCACAATGTGCTCAACTCCCTGGCGACCATCTGCATTGCCACCGATGAGGGCGTCAGTGATGAAGCCATCGTCGAAGGCCTGTCAGGTTTTGCCGGTGTGGGCCGGCGCTTCCAGGTCTACGGCCACCTGCCGGTAGACGGCGGCGATGTGATGCTGGTGGACGACTATGGTCATCACCCGACCGAAGTCGCGGCCGTGATCAAGGCCGTGCGCGGTGGCTGGCCGGAGCGCCGACTGGTGATGGTCTACCAGCCGCACCGCTACAGTCGTACCCGCGACCTGTACGACGATTTCGTCAATGTATTGGCCGATGCCAACGTGTTGCTGCTGATGGAAGTCTACCCGGCCGGTGAAGAACCGATCCCCGGCGCCGACAGCCGCAAGCTGTGCAACAGCATTCGCCAGCGCGGGCAACTGGACCCGATCTATATCGAGCGTGGTGTCGACCTGGCGCCGGTCGTCAAGCCGCTGCTGCGTGCCGGCGACATCCTGCTGTGCCAGGGGGCCGGTGATATCGGCGGCCTTGCCCCTAAATTGCTGGCGAGTCCCCTGTTTGTAAAAGCTGCGGCCCAGGGGAAGTCGAAATGA
- the murD gene encoding UDP-N-acetylmuramoyl-L-alanine--D-glutamate ligase has product MSLIASDHFRIVVGLGKSGMSLVRFLANRGTSFAVADTRENPPELVTLRRDYPHVEVRCGELDVEFLCRADELYVSPGLALATPALQAAAARGVKLSGDIELFARNAKAPIVAISGSNAKSTVTTLVGEMAAAAGKRVAVGGNLGTPALDLLSDGIELYVMELSSFQLETTDQLGAEVATVLNVSEDHMDRYSGLPAYHLAKHRIFRGARQVVVNRQDALSRPLMGEGLPCWTFGLSKPDFKAFGIREENGEKYLAFEFQNLMPVRELKIRGAHNQSNALAALALGHAVGLPFDAMLSSLRTFAGLEHRCQWVRDLEGVSYYNDSKATNVGAALAAIEGLGADIDGQLVLIAGGDGKGADFKDLKGPVAAHCRAVVLMGRDSDLIAAALGDGVPQVRAISLDDAIAQCRALAKPGDAVLLSPACASFDMFKNYEERGQLFARAVEGLA; this is encoded by the coding sequence GTGTCCCTGATCGCTTCAGACCACTTCCGCATCGTTGTCGGCCTCGGCAAGAGCGGCATGTCCCTGGTTCGCTTCCTGGCGAACCGGGGCACGTCGTTTGCCGTGGCCGATACGCGGGAAAATCCACCGGAGCTGGTCACGCTGCGCCGTGACTACCCGCACGTGGAAGTGCGTTGTGGCGAGTTGGATGTCGAGTTCCTGTGCCGTGCAGACGAACTCTACGTGAGTCCTGGCCTGGCCCTGGCGACCCCGGCACTGCAGGCGGCAGCGGCGCGTGGCGTGAAGTTGTCCGGCGATATCGAGCTGTTTGCGCGCAACGCCAAGGCGCCCATCGTGGCGATCAGCGGCTCCAATGCCAAGAGCACCGTCACCACCCTGGTTGGCGAAATGGCAGCGGCAGCCGGCAAGCGCGTGGCCGTGGGCGGCAACCTCGGTACGCCGGCGCTTGACCTGCTCAGCGACGGGATCGAGCTGTACGTCATGGAGTTGTCGAGCTTCCAACTGGAAACCACCGATCAACTCGGTGCCGAAGTGGCCACCGTGCTGAATGTCAGCGAAGACCATATGGACCGCTACAGCGGCCTGCCGGCTTATCACCTGGCCAAGCACCGGATTTTCCGTGGTGCGCGGCAAGTGGTGGTCAACCGCCAGGATGCCCTGAGCCGTCCGCTGATGGGCGAGGGCCTGCCATGCTGGACCTTCGGCTTGAGCAAACCTGACTTCAAGGCCTTTGGTATCCGTGAAGAGAACGGCGAGAAGTACCTGGCCTTCGAATTCCAGAACCTGATGCCGGTGCGTGAACTGAAAATCCGTGGCGCCCACAACCAGTCCAATGCCCTGGCGGCACTGGCGTTGGGGCATGCGGTCGGTTTGCCGTTCGACGCGATGCTGTCGAGCCTGCGCACCTTTGCCGGCCTCGAACACCGCTGCCAGTGGGTGCGCGATCTGGAGGGGGTGAGCTACTACAACGATTCCAAGGCCACCAATGTCGGTGCCGCACTCGCCGCCATTGAAGGCCTGGGCGCCGATATTGACGGCCAGTTGGTACTGATTGCCGGTGGCGATGGCAAGGGGGCCGATTTCAAGGACCTCAAGGGCCCGGTGGCTGCCCATTGCCGCGCTGTGGTGTTGATGGGCCGTGACAGCGACTTGATCGCCGCCGCTCTGGGGGACGGTGTGCCGCAAGTGCGCGCCATCTCCCTGGACGACGCCATCGCCCAATGCCGCGCCCTCGCCAAGCCTGGCGATGCTGTGCTGTTGTCGCCGGCGTGTGCCAGTTTCGACATGTTCAAGAACTACGAAGAGCGTGGCCAGTTGTTCGCTCGTGCCGTGGAGGGTTTGGCATGA
- a CDS encoding cell division protein FtsQ/DivIB, translating to MQGASLRHQQPAPGRKPVPRGASRMVAKEPMSARLPKANFGFLKALFWPVLLVALGFGTYEGAQRLLPYADRPITKISVQGDLSYISQQAVQQRIAPFVAASFFTIDLAGMRAELEQMPWIAHAEVRRVWPDQVTIRLEEQLPVARWGDEALLNNQGQAFNPRELANYEHLPQLFGPQRAQQQVMQQYQALSQMLRPLGFSIARLELRERGSWFLTTGAGSSGPGIELLLGRDRLVEKMRRFIAIYDKTLKEQITNIASIDLRYANGLAVRWREPAAPTAAQPAVAKN from the coding sequence ATGCAAGGCGCATCGCTTCGTCATCAGCAACCCGCTCCCGGCCGCAAGCCGGTGCCGCGTGGTGCCAGTCGAATGGTGGCTAAAGAGCCGATGTCGGCGCGCCTGCCGAAAGCCAACTTTGGTTTTCTCAAGGCCCTGTTCTGGCCGGTGTTGCTGGTGGCGTTGGGCTTCGGTACCTATGAAGGTGCGCAGCGCCTGTTGCCTTATGCCGATCGGCCGATCACCAAGATCAGCGTGCAGGGCGACTTGAGCTATATCAGCCAGCAAGCAGTGCAGCAGCGGATCGCGCCTTTTGTCGCGGCGAGCTTCTTCACCATCGACCTGGCAGGCATGCGCGCCGAACTGGAACAGATGCCATGGATTGCCCACGCCGAAGTACGGCGCGTGTGGCCGGATCAAGTGACGATCCGCCTGGAAGAACAACTGCCCGTGGCCCGTTGGGGTGACGAGGCGCTGTTGAATAACCAGGGCCAGGCGTTCAACCCGCGCGAGCTGGCCAACTACGAGCATTTGCCGCAGTTGTTCGGACCGCAACGGGCACAGCAGCAAGTGATGCAGCAGTACCAGGCGTTGAGCCAGATGCTGCGGCCACTGGGCTTCTCCATTGCGCGCCTGGAATTGCGCGAGCGGGGCAGCTGGTTCCTGACCACCGGGGCAGGCAGTTCCGGCCCGGGCATCGAGTTGTTGCTGGGACGCGACCGCTTGGTGGAGAAGATGCGCCGCTTTATTGCCATCTACGACAAGACCCTGAAAGAACAGATTACGAACATTGCGAGCATCGACCTGCGTTACGCCAACGGCCTGGCCGTTCGCTGGCGCGAGCCGGCAGCGCCCACGGCAGCGCAACCCGCTGTCGCGAAGAATTAA
- the ftsW gene encoding putative lipid II flippase FtsW codes for MSLDLKNIIKPYPSPIITGRGVDLDFPMLAGCLALLGLGLVMITSASSEVAAVQSGNTLYHMIRHLIYLVIGLGACIVTMMIPIATWQRLGWLMLIGAFGLLVMVIVPGIGREVNGSMRWIGFGAFNVQPSEIAKVFVVIYLAGYLVRRQKEVRESWMGFFKPFIVLLPMAGLLLMEPDFGATVVMMGAAAAMLFLGGVGLFRFALMVGLAVAAVTILVQAQPYRMARLITFTDPWSDQFGSGYQLTQALIAFGRGEWLGVGLGNSVQKQFYLPEAHTDFVFSVLAEELGVVGSLATVGLFVFVCVRAMYIGLWAEKAKQFFAAYVAYGLAFLWIGQFLINIGVNVGLLPTKGLTLPFLSYGGSSLVICCACLGLLLRIEWESRTHLGSEEMEFSESDFAEEPTHGR; via the coding sequence ATGAGTCTGGACCTGAAGAACATCATCAAGCCGTACCCGTCGCCGATCATTACCGGGCGTGGGGTCGACCTCGACTTCCCGATGCTCGCCGGTTGCCTGGCGTTGCTGGGCCTGGGCCTGGTGATGATCACCTCGGCCTCTTCGGAAGTGGCCGCGGTACAGTCGGGCAACACCCTGTACCACATGATCCGCCACCTGATTTACCTGGTGATCGGCCTTGGTGCCTGCATCGTCACCATGATGATTCCTATCGCCACCTGGCAGCGCCTGGGCTGGCTGATGCTGATCGGCGCCTTCGGCCTGCTGGTGATGGTGATCGTTCCCGGCATCGGTCGCGAAGTGAATGGGTCCATGCGCTGGATCGGCTTTGGTGCCTTCAACGTGCAGCCTTCGGAAATTGCCAAGGTATTCGTGGTGATTTACCTGGCCGGCTACCTGGTGCGTCGCCAGAAAGAAGTTCGGGAAAGCTGGATGGGCTTCTTCAAGCCATTCATTGTGCTGCTGCCCATGGCTGGCCTGTTGCTGATGGAGCCTGACTTCGGCGCCACCGTGGTGATGATGGGCGCGGCCGCCGCGATGCTGTTCCTGGGTGGGGTGGGCTTGTTCCGCTTTGCCCTGATGGTCGGGCTGGCCGTCGCGGCCGTCACGATCCTGGTGCAGGCGCAACCCTACCGAATGGCGCGACTGATCACCTTTACCGACCCATGGTCCGACCAGTTCGGTTCCGGCTACCAGTTGACCCAGGCGCTGATCGCCTTTGGTCGCGGCGAGTGGCTGGGCGTGGGCCTGGGCAACAGCGTGCAGAAGCAGTTCTACCTGCCGGAAGCCCATACCGACTTCGTGTTCTCGGTACTTGCCGAAGAGTTGGGCGTGGTCGGTTCCCTGGCCACCGTCGGGCTGTTTGTGTTCGTCTGTGTGCGGGCCATGTACATCGGCCTGTGGGCCGAGAAAGCCAAGCAATTCTTTGCCGCCTATGTTGCGTACGGCCTGGCCTTCCTGTGGATCGGCCAGTTCCTGATCAATATCGGCGTGAACGTCGGCTTGCTGCCGACCAAGGGCCTGACCTTGCCATTCCTCAGCTATGGCGGCAGTTCGTTGGTGATCTGCTGTGCCTGTCTGGGCTTGTTGCTGCGTATCGAGTGGGAGAGTCGAACCCATTTGGGCAGCGAAGAAATGGAATTTAGCGAGAGTGATTTTGCCGAGGAGCCGACCCATGGGCGCTAA